The Arachidicoccus terrestris genome includes the window GTTGCAGGTTTTGATCGGTCTGGCCTTCTGGCATGTCATCGTACGTATAAACACTGTCACTCAGATCGGACGCACCAATGGATACCCGAAGATAGCTAATGCCAATGGCGCTGCCTTTGTGACCAAATAGCTCGCCGAGTAGCTGCTTTTTGTCCGCGGCAGCCATTTCACTGATTAGTTTGGCACTGCCATCAGTCAGACAGAAACCAAACCCGTCCATCGTTTGATACTGAATGGCAGAATCAACGGTAATCTTATCCAGCTGACTATTGTCGGTTGCTTCGAAGGCAACTTTTGGCTGTCTTTCCAGCAACTTTGACCTGTTGGGGGTTGTTAAATATGGTTGTACCGAGTCCTTAACAATGGGTGATGTTTCAGGCGAGGTCGTTGTTTGGCTATTACTCTTGCCACAGGCTGTCATCAGGCTAAGCACGAAAAAAGAAGTAGCTGTTGCTCTTAGTATTTTTATTGAGTGCATATGTATCGGTTTTTCATAGAGAACAACCGGCAGGCGTTAGCCTATTAGAATCACCTGCCGGTTGTCATTTGATTATTAAGTATGTAGATCAGGACAAGTACGCTAATTTACATAAAGTGGGTTTTGTTTCAGGTTTTTATTGAATTCGAATTCTGCAAAAGGGATAGGCAATATCTCGTTTTTGCCCGCTTCAAAACCCTTAAAGGCCAGTACAGCTGCGGCCCTTCCGGTCCTGACCAGATCAAACCACCTGTGGCCTTCCGTAGCCAGTTCCATATGCCTTTCATGGTAGATATTCTTCAACGTAACCGGTACAGATGGTAGTCCTACTCTGGCACGTACGGCATCCAGGAGTTTTTGTGCGCGTGCGGTGCCGGTACCTGCCTGTACTAATGCCTCTGCTTCCATCAGATAGGTGTCGGCCAGCCGGATCTCGATATAATCATTGGGAAAGTTTAGTTCGGCCACACCTGAAGCCACCTTGTATTTCTGTAAAGGTGCGAATTTCTGGATAAAGTAACCTGTGTTCAAATAGCCTTCAATATAACTGGATCCGGTTGCCTTTGTGAGAGAGTCAATATTGGCAATAGTATAACGGTAACGCGGATCATAGACGTCTTTAGACGGATGCATGTCTTTTACCAGCGTTTCCTTAATGATCGGATTAAAGCTCCAGCCACCTCCAAAATAAGTGGGACCCGTATAGGAGCGGGGCCCTACCATATTGACATAGACATTGCCTTTGCCCGGAAACCAGTTACCCCAGTCCGTTTTGCCGGTGCCGGTGTAGACCAGTTCAAAAATAGACTCAGAATTGAATTTATGATCCGGGCTGAAAATGTCCGCAAAATTTTTCACCAGCTGATAGCCATATACCGGTGTGGCTGCGCCGCCCGGTGTGGGGCCGTTGATCTTGTTGAACTGTTCCGCCGCCTCATCCCATTTCTTTTCGTAGAGATAGACTTTGCCCAGTAAGGCGATCGCTGCTCCTTGCGTTACACGGCCTTTCTCGGCTTCGCCCACCGTGGCTGGCAGATTCGGTATCGCTGCCAACAGATCTTTTTCTACCTGGGCATATACACTGTCAGCAGAAGTTTGTTTGACGTCCCTGTTTTGGGCAATGGGAATGGGTTCCAGTGACAGGATGATGTTTTTAAACAAGCGTACCAGGTCGAAATAATAATGAGCCCTGAGAAACTGCGTCTCTGCCTTGTACCTTTTTAAAGTGGCTTCATCCAGCCCGGCCCCTTCGATTTTCGTTAATAACACATTGCAACGGTAAATACCTTTGTAATCCATAGACCAGAACTGGCCCTGGGGGCCGACCTGCGGTGTGAGTTTTGAATAATCACTCATGGCCTGCCAGGTATTCATATCTGAGGCGCCGCCGCCACCTGCCAGGCATTCGTCTGATGCGGCGTTCAACGGTCCTAATGTATTCGCATAAGTGCCATCAATCCCTCCACCCGCATCGGTGAGCGGTGCGTAACAGGATACCAGACCGGCAAAGGCCTGATCAGGTGTTTTATAATACGTGTCTTCCTGAAATTCCCCTTTTGGGTCCAGTTCCAGAAAGGATTTGGAGCAGGCCGTGAAAACACCTACGGTCAGTAGTAGCGCCGCTGCTCGTTTAATTATATGATATTGCATGATTTCTTTTTTTATCTGATGTATAAGAAACTATAATTTAAAGTGTGATATTGGCTCCCAGCATCCAGGTTCTGGCCTGCGGATAAACACCTTTGTCGATACTGCCGGCCACTTCCGGATCCAGTCCGTTATATCCTGTTAGAGTAAACAGGTTATTGGCACTGATATAAAAACGCACCTTTTGTAGGGTAGCTTTCTGGGTGATCTCTTCAGGCAGCGTATAGCCGACTTGCAAAGTCTTTACCCTGAAATAGGCACCATTCTGCAAATAAAAGTTACTGGGGTTTTTGAAGTTGCCGTTCTTGTCATCATTGGTCAGGCGTGGATAGTTGCCATCTGGGTTCGCTTCAGACCATCTGTCCAGCGCTTCGATGCCATAGTTGGCAGAATTGATGTCCATACGCCTGTAGGCTTTCATAATTTTATTACCCCATACACCCTGACCAAATAGCAGGAAGTCAAAATTGTGATAGCTGGCGCTTACAGAGAAGCCGTAGTTCCACGAGGGCAGGCTGCTGCCCAGGAACGTGCGGTCACCGTCAGAAATAGTGCCGTCACCATTGAGGTCCGCCCATTTAAAATCGCCCGG containing:
- a CDS encoding RagB/SusD family nutrient uptake outer membrane protein; the encoded protein is MQYHIIKRAAALLLTVGVFTACSKSFLELDPKGEFQEDTYYKTPDQAFAGLVSCYAPLTDAGGGIDGTYANTLGPLNAASDECLAGGGGASDMNTWQAMSDYSKLTPQVGPQGQFWSMDYKGIYRCNVLLTKIEGAGLDEATLKRYKAETQFLRAHYYFDLVRLFKNIILSLEPIPIAQNRDVKQTSADSVYAQVEKDLLAAIPNLPATVGEAEKGRVTQGAAIALLGKVYLYEKKWDEAAEQFNKINGPTPGGAATPVYGYQLVKNFADIFSPDHKFNSESIFELVYTGTGKTDWGNWFPGKGNVYVNMVGPRSYTGPTYFGGGWSFNPIIKETLVKDMHPSKDVYDPRYRYTIANIDSLTKATGSSYIEGYLNTGYFIQKFAPLQKYKVASGVAELNFPNDYIEIRLADTYLMEAEALVQAGTGTARAQKLLDAVRARVGLPSVPVTLKNIYHERHMELATEGHRWFDLVRTGRAAAVLAFKGFEAGKNEILPIPFAEFEFNKNLKQNPLYVN